One Micromonospora eburnea genomic region harbors:
- a CDS encoding GNAT family N-acetyltransferase: MQVFLETERLVLRPFNDTDVDHLVALDDDPDVMRFINGGRPTSREAIQERTLPRLLHDYPCLGTRGYWAAEEKATGTFLGWFEFRPLDEHSPAVVELGYRLNRAAWGKGYATEGSRALIDKGFTDLGVERVTANTMAVNTRSRRVMEKAGMSFLRTFTGDWPEAIEGSEHGEVEYELTRVDWAQRR; encoded by the coding sequence TCCTGGAAACCGAACGGCTCGTGCTCCGGCCGTTCAACGACACCGACGTCGACCACCTCGTCGCGCTGGACGACGACCCCGACGTCATGCGTTTCATCAACGGCGGCCGGCCGACGAGTCGTGAGGCGATCCAGGAGCGGACCCTGCCCCGGCTGCTGCACGACTACCCGTGCCTCGGCACGCGTGGCTACTGGGCCGCCGAGGAGAAGGCCACCGGGACCTTCCTGGGCTGGTTCGAGTTCCGTCCCCTCGACGAGCACAGCCCCGCCGTGGTCGAACTCGGCTACCGCCTGAACCGGGCCGCCTGGGGCAAGGGCTACGCCACGGAGGGGTCGCGGGCCCTCATCGACAAGGGCTTCACGGACCTCGGGGTGGAGCGGGTCACCGCGAACACCATGGCGGTCAACACCCGGTCCCGGCGGGTGATGGAGAAGGCGGGCATGTCGTTCCTCCGTACCTTCACCGGAGACTGGCCCGAGGCGATCGAAGGATCAGAACACGGCGAGGTCGAGTACGAGCTCACCCGCGTCGACTGGGCGCAGCGCCGGTAA